In one window of Chlamydiota bacterium DNA:
- a CDS encoding DUF4013 domain-containing protein — protein sequence MNIQIALSFPFKDSNWILKLLIGGALSFVSLFPMAFGVVGQENAFIRLLTYLLFLVLVGVFFAPLGYAFSILKSALAGEEKPSLPEWKSWETLFKDGLGVFIVGLAYGILIALLSMLVGVLTAKVPVLGAVFSLLQLVIGILILLVSPFIAIALCKVAQTGQVLSAFKFLEILNELKSKASQYISASLILLGVMQIIKISLDLNLFEYMMSARAHLNSTVSFPLVGFLTPFVMFWILIVSFRMYGEIYGKK from the coding sequence TTTTGAAACTTTTAATCGGTGGTGCGCTTTCTTTTGTAAGTTTGTTTCCCATGGCTTTTGGGGTTGTGGGGCAAGAAAATGCCTTTATCCGGCTTTTAACCTATCTTCTTTTCCTCGTTCTTGTGGGGGTCTTTTTTGCTCCTTTGGGTTACGCTTTCTCCATTTTGAAAAGTGCTTTGGCCGGAGAAGAGAAGCCCTCTCTTCCTGAATGGAAAAGTTGGGAGACCTTGTTTAAAGATGGACTGGGAGTTTTTATTGTGGGGCTTGCCTACGGGATTTTAATAGCTCTTTTGAGCATGCTGGTTGGAGTCTTAACGGCCAAAGTGCCTGTGTTAGGAGCCGTTTTTTCATTGCTACAGCTGGTGATCGGTATTTTAATCCTTTTGGTGAGTCCTTTTATTGCAATTGCCCTTTGTAAAGTGGCTCAAACGGGTCAGGTCTTATCGGCTTTTAAGTTCTTAGAGATTCTAAATGAGTTAAAATCCAAAGCGTCTCAGTACATCAGCGCTTCTCTCATCCTTTTGGGTGTTATGCAGATTATCAAGATTTCTCTGGATCTTAATCTTTTTGAATACATGATGTCTGCTCGAGCTCATCTAAATTCAACGGTCAGTTTTCCGCTGGTGGGCTTTTTGACCCCCTTTGTGATGTTTTGGATTTTGATTGTTTCTTTTAGAATGTATGGGGAAATTTACGGTAAAAAATAA